One region of Streptosporangiales bacterium genomic DNA includes:
- a CDS encoding sugar kinase, producing MLGVLGDLVEDIVVWLAEPLREATDTQVDLYRTRGGSAANVAMFAGTRHPTRFIGCVGDDAVGGALAAELASYGVDVRVQRRGTTGTVVVLVDDRGERTMLPHQGASALLADVDQHWYDDLAHLHVTAYSLVARPVGDTALAAVRRMHAQHATVSVDVSSTGLLRRYGRSWFLQVLAGVRPRFLFANRSEAAFLELMRDRALAETVVVVKDGEHPTTVLAPGEPPLRVDVPHVDDVHDRTGAGDAFAAGFLTAYLRGADLSGCAEAAHATAARVLRTPGATLDR from the coding sequence GTGCTCGGGGTCCTCGGGGACCTCGTGGAGGACATCGTCGTCTGGCTCGCCGAGCCGTTGCGGGAGGCGACCGACACCCAGGTCGACCTGTACCGGACGCGGGGCGGCAGCGCGGCGAACGTCGCGATGTTCGCGGGAACCCGGCACCCGACGAGGTTCATCGGCTGCGTCGGTGACGACGCGGTCGGCGGCGCGCTGGCCGCCGAGCTCGCGTCGTACGGCGTCGACGTCCGGGTGCAACGACGCGGTACCACGGGCACCGTCGTCGTGCTCGTCGACGACCGCGGCGAGCGCACGATGCTCCCCCACCAGGGCGCGTCGGCGCTGCTCGCCGACGTCGACCAGCACTGGTACGACGACCTCGCGCACCTGCACGTGACGGCGTACTCGTTGGTGGCCCGGCCCGTCGGCGACACCGCGCTCGCCGCCGTCCGCCGGATGCACGCCCAGCACGCCACCGTCTCCGTCGACGTCTCGTCCACCGGCCTGCTGCGCCGCTACGGCCGGTCGTGGTTCCTTCAGGTGCTCGCCGGTGTGCGGCCGCGGTTCCTGTTCGCCAACCGCTCGGAGGCCGCGTTCCTCGAGCTCATGCGCGACCGGGCACTCGCCGAGACGGTCGTGGTGGTCAAGGACGGCGAGCACCCGACCACCGTCCTGGCACCGGGCGAGCCGCCGCTGCGGGTCGACGTCCCGCACGTGGACGACGTGCACGACCGCACGGGCGCCGGCGACGCGTTCGCCGCCGGCTTCCTCACCGCGTACCTGCGGGGCGCCGACCTGTCCGGGTGCGCCGAGGCCGCCCACGCCACGGCCGCCCGGGTGCTGCGGACACCCGGCGCGACTCTCGACCGCTGA